One genomic window of Nicotiana sylvestris chromosome 10, ASM39365v2, whole genome shotgun sequence includes the following:
- the LOC138879446 gene encoding uncharacterized protein yields MGRSLIYSERNEIKFRVNDEEVTFQVIKGMKLPHEYESISVIDVVDEVEDAVEMKMEEQCLGEALAAILVNFDGEDMKDKCLRDVRRPTLCSTRGHVFSWWIGIVLGNKISKYGIEVDRAKIEIISKLPPPTSVKGV; encoded by the exons ATGGGAAGATCACTAATTTATTCGGAACGGAATGAGATCAAATTCCGTGTTAATGATGAAGAGGTTACATTCCAAGTAATCAAGGGTATGAAACTACCGCATGAGTATGAAAGTATCTCGGTGATCGATGTTGTTGATGAAGTAGAGGATGCGGTtgaaatgaaaatggaagaaCAATGCCTCGGCGAGGCATTGGCAGCTATTTTGGTGAACTTTGATGGTGAAGATATGAAGG ACAAGTGCTTAAGAGATGTGAGGAGACCAACCTTGTGCTCAACTAGGGGACATGTCTTTTCATGGTGGATAGGCATTGTATTGGggaataaaatttcaaaatatggCATAGAGGTTGACCGGGCTAAGATCGAGATTATTTCCAAGCTTCCTCCACCTACTTCTGTTAAAGGTGTCTAA
- the LOC138879447 gene encoding uncharacterized protein, with the protein MHKQNNVVADALRLRCFKYSLARDARKWLQNFPPNSIHSWPELDRAFLTKWFLQSKKSELWDKIFFFNQVPGKHLHEAWDQFKLYLVRSPNHGFLDSIMLKKFYMGLDPTNQSIAKNAANESFMDKTFTRFTQILDKMAQHNQAWHSEDTTCGISYGSTSLTNLIKDNQERDQVTAGLATNVNVLTKIFTESQTKKVNVVEDVQPISNEDFEEANYINNPQGGYQRQQYKGQAQQNQWRPNPQGQGYSSDSKLESMLERVLQNLKKSDTSMRNMTDRVGSHTASIQKLEMQMRDLSKEQNPKQKETLPSDTIVNPRGSGSGPTSHIMAITTRSGKLLQGEGEQMAEVEESEQGLRLKTQVLSKLKRFRKSYKCKKRIEKR; encoded by the exons ATGCACAAGCAAAACAACGTTGTTGCTGATGCCCTAAGGTTGAGGTGCTTCAAGTACTCACTAGCTAGAGACGCGAGGAAATGGCTTCAGAATTTTCCACCAAACTCAATTCATTCTTGGCCCGAACTTGATCGAGCATTCTTAACTAAATGGTTCCTGCAAAGTAAGAAATCTGAACTCTGGGATAAAATCTTCTTTTTCAATCAAGTACCGGGAAAACATCTACATGAGGCATGGGATCAGTTCAAATTATATTTGGTGAGGTCTCCCAATCATGGTTTTCTAGATTCCATCATGTTGAAAAAATTCTACATGGGCTTAGATCCGACGAACCAATCTATAGCCAAGAATGCAGCTAACGAATCTTTTATGGACAAGACATTTACAAGGTTCACACAGATCCTTGACAAAATGGCACAACATAATCAAGCTTGGCACTCCGAGGACACCACATGTGGAATTTCATATGGTTCTACCTCCTTGACCAACCTAATTAAGGACAATCAAGAGAGAGATCAAGTAACCGCAGGGCTTGCCACAAATGTCAATGTGTTGACAAAAATATTCACGGAAAGTCAAACAAAAAAAGTGAATGTGGTGGAGGATGTGCAACCTATATCAaatgaagattttgaggaagcaaACTACATCAACAACCCTCAAGGAGGGTATCAAAGGCAACAATACAAAGGTCAAGCacaacaaaatcaatggaggccTAACCCGCAAGGGCAAG GTTACTCAAGTGATTCCAAGTTGGAAAGCATGCTTGAACGGGTATTGCAAAATCTAAAGAAGTCTGACACTTCTATGAGAAACATGACCGATCGTGTTGGCTCTCATACCGCAtccattcaaaaattggagatgcaaatgagagaccTCTCTAAGGAACAAAATCCAAAGCAAAAGGAAACACTCCCTAGTGACACAATTGTGAACCCAAGGGGTAGTGGGAGTGGCCCAACTTCTCATATTATGGCAATTACTACTCGGAGTGGGAAGCTACTACAAGGAGAGGGTGAACAAATGGCTGAAGTAGAAGAGTCCGAACAAGGGTTGAGGTTGAAGACCCAAGTGTTGTCGAAGTTGAAAAGATTCCGGAAGAGTTACAAGTGCAAAAAGAGAATCGAGAAgaggtaa